One genomic segment of Drosophila melanogaster chromosome 3L includes these proteins:
- the CG9970 gene encoding uncharacterized protein, with amino-acid sequence MEPKHGVSTTSFSSTKTLVREGESIPQDNNKSISSTIEEDLLQQNKSEKEKTKGTSTDKSTTTDGDLPTVKMDKILQQQRAELLWKTFTDEEYSDWKTFKDSNYKVPLLSVFSYVKSKPFIAEIPNLPPKISGPQLMTNILKSNYGALALVQIGENKFKCIPCLLRCFSVWFGIRDWRITRFKFKEREVPSGGFKVVYEWMRTNKLPEFDELVPALQVACHLKVTLLEKEIWQILSDESVREKVAFLVYLGARRMPALGALCEAMLFRLRKYFLALVGSPHFVRLKVDVLEMLLRQDSIGVNSEMEVFFAVIRWLGHSRGRKRREHFQRLMKCVRFHHMPMTFLFSLRESFNHPEKFDLFSKEPGMLAFNTDPEMMELLEHAIYFISVRTQCDDINEFLSTCESHHIEVVLPRWWVYHVNCPFHLRTIDFPYQHRFTATDFGDYIDSIQKVWSGKGPPDDGKDLVIDLALDPLRGGQVDGKAKE; translated from the coding sequence ATGGAGCCTAAACATGGTGTTTCAACCACTAGCTTTTCTTCCACGAAAACACTTGTTCGTGAAGGGGAATCAATACCGCAAGACAATAATAAGTCGATAAGCTCAACGATCGAAGAGGATCTGTTGCAGCAAAATAAATCCGAGAAGGAAAAGACCAAGGGCACATCTACCGACAAAAGTACCACTACCGATGGCGACCTACCCACGGTTAAGATGGACAAAATACTACAGCAACAGCGGGCCGAACTCTTGTGGAAGACGTTCACGGATGAGGAGTACAGCGACTGGAAAACGTTCAAGGACAGTAACTACAAGGTCCCGCTGCTTTCTGTTTTCTCCTACGTCAAGAGTAAACCCTTCATAGCTGAAATACCCAATTTGCCGCCCAAGATATCGGGGCCGCAATTGATGACCAATATTCTTAAGAGCAACTATGGCGCCCTCGCCCTCGTTCAGATCGGAGAGaacaaattcaaatgcatTCCCTGCCTGCTCAGGTGCTTCTCGGTGTGGTTTGGTATACGCGACTGGCGGATAACCCGGTTCAAGTTCAAGGAGAGAGAGGTGCCTTCCGGCGGCTTCAAGGTCGTCTACGAATGGATGCGCACCAACAAACTGCCTGAATTCGACGAACTGGTGCCCGCTCTCCAAGTCGCGTGCCACTTGAAGGTAACCCTGCTGGAGAAGGAAATCTGGCAGATCCTGTCCGATGAGTCTGTGCGGGAGAAGGTTGCCTTCCTGGTCTACCTGGGCGCAAGGCGGATGCCGGCGCTCGGCGCGCTCTGCGAAGCTATGCTGTTCCGGTTGAGGAAATACTTCCTGGCGCTGGTGGGTAGCCCACACTTCGTGCGTCTGAAAGTGGACGTTCTGGAAATGTTACTGCGCCAGGACTCGATCGGTGTTAATTCGGAGATGGAGGTGTTCTTTGCCGTGATACGTTGGCTGGGGCACTCTCGCGGCCGTAAGCGCCGGGAGCACTTTCAGCGTCTGATGAAGTGCGTCCGCTTTCACCATATGCCAATGACTTTTTTGTTTAGCCTGCGCGAGTCTTTCAACCATCCGGAGAAGTTTGACCTCTTTAGCAAGGAACCCGGGATGTTGGCATTCAATACGGACCCGGAGATGATGGAATTGCTGGAGCACGCTATATACTTTATCAGTGTGCGCACCCAGTGCGATGATATCAACGAGTTTTTGTCCACCTGCGAAAGCCACCACATAGAAGTGGTCTTACCACGTTGGTGGGTCTATCACGTCAATTGCCCGTTCCACCTACGCACCATTGACTTCCCATACCAGCACCGCTTCACAGCCACGGATTTTGGCGACTACATTGACAGCATCCAGAAGGTATGGTCTGGCAAGGGGCCGCCGGACGACGGAAAGGACCTGGTTATCGACCTGGCTCTAGATCCTCTGCGAGGCGGGCAGGTGGATGGAAAGGCCAAAGAGTGA